The region GTAGTACAAAGTCCTGCAGCAATACCGGGCCTCTTGGTCCTACCGTCTGGGAATCCTGATGCTCAAAATAAGGTGCGCCGTTACTTAACGTTAATTTTTTAGAATCCATATAATTGATGATTTGAATAATTGTTTTCTTTTTTTAATCCAACTGTAAAGGTAATGAATATCAAATTTACTTGAATTTTTAATTGCTAATAGCAAAAACGTTATATCTTTGTAATAGATAATATTAATCAAATGAACATTCAGCAACTGGAGTATCTTATCGCTGTAGATAAGTATAAACATTTTGGAAAAGCGGCTCAGGCCTGCTTCATTACCCAACCTACGTTAAGTGCCATGATACAGAAATTTGAGGATGAACTGGATGTGAAAGTTTTTGACAGAACTACTCACCCGATCCGGACTACGGATGTTGGTCTTCAGATTATTGACCAGGCGAAGGTGATCATAGAATCTGTCAATGAGCTGAAAAACAAAGCCAACCTTTTGAATAATATTTTAGGAGGAACCATCAACCTGGGAATCATTCCAACCGTTTCATCTTTTATCCTGCCTACGGAAATCTTTAAATTCCTTGAAGAAAATCCGAAGATCCAGATGAATGTAAAAGAAATGACTACGGATAATATAATCAAAGCCTTAAAAGCCGGAGAACTGGATGCAGGTATTATTTCCACACCTTATGATACAGCTGATGAGTTCTATCAGGACTTCCTTTTCAACGAAGAACTGATGATCTACAGCTCCAATACGGAAGCGAACAAAAAAAATGCTTATATCATTCCTGAAGAACTGAATGTGGAAAAAGTATGGCTGCTTGAAGAAGGAAACTGTCTTAGAAACCAGTTTGAGAATATCTGCCACCTGAAAGAAAATACCCTGAAACCTAAGAATCTGGATTTCCTGGCGTCTAATATTCAGACTTTGGTCCACATGGTAGATAAAGTAGGCGGAATCAGTATTCTTCCTGAGTTGGCATTAAGTCAGCTTTCAGAAGAACAGAAGAAAAATGTTTTCAGATTCAAAAAGCCTTTCCCTTACAGAGAGATCAGCATCATTTATTATAAGCCCACCTTCAAACAGAAGATTATTGATGAGTTGTCCCATTCCATCAAAAATTCTCTGGAGCTTAAGCTGAATTACCACGAAAGCCCGAAGGAATTTGTGAGCATAAAGCCACAGTAGTGCACTGTCTTTAAAGTGATATAAATCATTAATTTAAAGAAAATTATAATTAATAAACAAAATTTTTGAGTATTACGAAAATAGTACTTAAATTTGCTGACGTTTATTACGAGGAAAAATTTGACCTGATTGCAACCTCTATAAAAAAATGCTAAAACAGTATTCTTTTTTCTGGGCAATTTTATTCTTATTTTTTCTTATCACTATTTTTTTAATTTAACAAACAAAGAATAATATGTCTTATTTATTTACATCTGAATCAGTTTCAGAAGGACATCCGGATAAAATCGCCGATCAAATCTCAGATGCGTTAATTGACCATTTTTTAGCATATGATAAAGATTCAAAAGTAGCATGTGAAACTCTTGTAACTACAGGACAGGTAGTATTGGCAGGAGAAGTAAAGTCTGATGCTTATCTTGATGTACAGACGATTGCCAGAGAAGTAATCAATGGGATAGGGTATACAAAAGGAGAATATATGTTCAATGGAGATTCATGTGGAGTGATCTCTGCAATTCATGAGCAGTCTCCTGATATCAACCAGGGAGTTGACAGAGCCGTGAATGATGAGTCTTTTGAAGCAAAAGCTAATGCACAGGGAGCAGGTGACCAGGGAATGATGTTTGGGTACGCAACCAATGAAACAGCTAACTACATGCCTCTTGCTTTGGATCTTGCCCACACGATCCTTAAAGAACTTTCTGCAATCAGAAGAGAAAATAAAGAGATCACTTACCTTCGTCCTGATGCAAAAAGCCAGGTGACAATTGAATACTCCGATGACCACAAACCTATCAGAATTGATTCTATCGTAGTATCTACTCAGCATGATGACTTCGGATCAGAAGAAGAAATGCTGAACAAGATCCGTGAGGATATCAAAAATATCCTGGTTCCAAGAGTTGTTGCACAGCAGACTGAAGAGATCAAAGCTTTATTTAATGATCAGATCAAATACCATATCAATCCAACGGGTAAATTTGTAATCGGAGGTCCTCACGGAGATACCGGTCTTACAGGAAGAAAGATCATCGTTGATACGTACGGAGGAAAAGGAGCTCACGGTGGTGGTGCATTCTCCGGAAAAGATCCGTCTAAAGTAGACAGAAGTGCAGCGTACGCAACAAGACACATTGCTAAAAACCTTGTAGCAGCGGGTGTTGCTGATGAAGTTCTGGTACAGGTTTCTTATGCTATCGGGGTTGCTGAACCTTGTGGTTTATATATCAATACATACGGAACGGCTAAAGTAGATCTTCACGATGGCGATATTGCTAAAAAAGTTTCTGAAATTTTTGATCTTAGACCTTATGCTATTGAACAGAATCTGAAATTGAGAAACCCTATTTATCAGGAAACCGCATCTTACGGACATATGGGGAAAGAGCATTATGTTGCTGATAAAACCTTCAACAAAGGTCAGAAAAACGAGATTACATTACAGGGTCTTGAGTTCTTTACCTGGGAAAAACTAGACAAAGTAGACGAAATTAAGGCCGCTTTCGGTATTTAATTTTTTCTTCAAATAAATATTATGAACTGCTTTATCTTCCGGTAAGGCAGTTTTTTTTAATTTTACACCTTAATAATATATAAAGATGATGAATTTTAGAACTGTAGTTGCTGTCCTGTCACTATTTTTACTAAGCACATGGGTGAAAGCTCAATATACAATGCACAAAATGATCAGTGTAGGGTATACTTACCAGAATCAGAGTTTTGGTGAAGTTGGAGGTAAATTGCTTTTTCTTAAAAATGATGATGTGATTTACAGATTGGGAGGATCCGCCATGATGGGTTCTGTGGATTCCAAATTTGCCATTATGCCGAAACTGCAGGCGGATGTGCTTCTTAATTTTCAAAAAAATGTAGATTTCTACCACTCTTATTATTTCTTAGCAGGGGTAGAAGGAACGAATAAATATATCGCTCCCAAGATAGGGGTTACCTTATTTGGGATGCTTGACCTTACAGGAGGCTATGCTTTTCCTATCGGAGACACCCGTCTGAACGGAAAAGAAATGAAAGGGCTGAATATTAATTTTACATTAAATATCCCTACAGTGTTCATTCATGATATGTTTAAGTGATTTTTTTTAAATTTTTCTTGCGAAAATTTAATAATAGGTTAACAGTTATTAAAAAATTATTATATTTACACCATAATATAAGTGTACCGCCTATTGATGAGACTCTACTCTGAAGAACTGTTTTGTATATACAGCAAAAGCCAGATGAAATATCTGGAGGAATACCTGTCTGCAAATATTTATATTGAGAAGAGTTATGAAATCAAAATCGGATAGTTTACTAATTTCGCTTTACCAGAAAGGTGACGAGGGAGCGTTATCAACCCTTATTCACCGCCATCAGAGAGAACTGTTTACATTCATTTTTTACAAAATTAATGATGAAGATTTAGCCAACGATATTTTTCAGGATACTTTCATGAAAATCATTGTAATGCTGAAAGAAGGCCGCTATAACGAAGAAGGAAAATTTATTCTTTGGGCAAAAAGAATTTCTCACAATTTAATCATTGACCATTTCAGATCGAAAGCTAAAAACATCAAAGTTTCAGAAACAACATTTGAAACCGATGAATATTCTATTTTTGATCTGATCAGAGAGCCTTCCGAAAATATTGAAGATCAGCTGGTAACCAATCAGATTCAGGAAGATCTGCTGAAGATGCTTCAGTTTCTTCCGCTCAATCAGCAGGAGGTGATCAAACTGCGTTTTTTTGACGGATTAAGTTTCAAGGAAATTGCAGATCATACGGATATGAGTATCAACACTACGTTAGGAAGGGTAAGATATGCGCTCATCAACCTGAGAAAAATCATGGATGAAAATAACATAATATTAACCAGATAAATAATATTTAGTGAAATTTCACGTTTTAAGGAAAACATACTTCGCTTATGAAAAAAAATGACTCCTTAAAAGTGAAAACTTTGAAACCTAAGAAACAAACAATTGATTTTTTGCTGAATTTTTCCAAAAGCCTTGAAATTGTGAAAAGCAAGAGCAAGAATTATCCTATTTCAAAAAATTAAAATGACTAACTTTGTGCTGTATGAAAATGCAGCATGTTTTTTTTGATCTCGATAATACATTATGGGATCATCGCAGAAATGCCTATCTTACTATCAAAGACCTTTTTGAAAAACAGGAAATCAATTCAAAGTACAATATAGACTTTGAAGAGTTTCACGCTGTTTACCATGATATCAATGAAGAGTTATGGGAAAAGATCAGAGATGGGATTATAGGCAAAGAGTATTTGAGGGAACACCGTTTTTATGATACGTTCATGCATTTCGGTGTAGATGATAAAGAGCTGTCTCTTTATTTTGAAGAGAATTTTCTGGATAATATTGTAAGTTATAATGAGCTGGTAGAAGGAGCTGAAGACGTTCTGGAATATTTAAAAGCCAAAAACTATACCCTTCATATTATTTCCAACGGATTTCAGGAAGTAACGGAGAGAAAATGCACATTGTCCGGCATTGCTCCTTATTTTAAAACCATTACCAGTGCAGATGCGGTAGGGGTAAGAAAGCCTGATCCCAGGATTTTTGAATATTCACTGGGATTATCAGAAGCTAAGAAAGAGGAAAGCATCATGATCGGTGATGACTGGATCGCTGATGCTCTTGGAGGAAGGGATTTCGGAATGGATACCATCTTTTTTGATGTTTATAAAGAAGATAAAAAAGAAGCCGGATTAAAGGCCATTACTCATCTTCAGCAAATCAAGGAATATTTATAAAATATAAGACCAAGTCTGACAAAAAGCCATTAAGTTTATCTCAATGGCTTTTTTGTTTAAAAAATTATCTGTGTTCATCATCAATATACTATCCTTCACCATTCAATTGTATTTTTCATTTTCTATCTATTAAGCTTTTCCCAATTCTTTCCCAAATTGATCCTGAACTTTGCGTCATAATCATAACAGAAAAATTTAATATTATGAAAAAGGTAAAGAAAATCACAGGTGTATTTATTTTAATTTTCTTGTTAGCAGGAGGGTTGATCTTCGCTCAGGACAGGGCTATACATCCCAATCAACTGCCTAAAACAGCTAAAAATTTCCTGGCAGCCCATTTTAAAGGAATCCCTGTAAGTTCCGCGATAGAAGACAGGGAAATCTACGGAATAGATGAATATAAAGTCTATCTGAATAACGGGATGAAAATGGAATTTGACAGTAACGGAAGCTGGAAAGAAGTGGATGGAAAGCATCAGAAAGTACCTTACGGCTTTATTCCTGCATCGATCAGAAACTATACAGCCAGAAACTTCCCGAATACGTATATCACCAAGATCGAAAAAAAGAGATGGTCTTATAAAGCTGAGCTTTCCAACGGGCTGGAACTTGAGTTTGACAGAAACGGAAACTTTAAAAGAATTGATGATTAATCCATCATCGTTTAACAACAAAAATCAGCATTATGGTTAACTGGAATTTAATAAGAAGCAACGGAGGAAATATTTCTTCCCGCGATATCAGAAAAAGTATTGTGTCTTTTATGACAAAGCACCATCCATGCAGTATCGTCAACTCTATTGAAAAGAAATATAACGCTTACAGGATACAGCTGATGAATGGCTTAAGCCTTATTTTCGATGCTGAAGGACGGTATGTGAAAACAGATAAATTGTTATGAAAGAAACCTGGAAGAGTGAAGCTGAAGGCTACCTGCGCATAGTCGATATTTTGTGTGTTTTGTATCATACCGTCTTATTGTTGCTCATGTTCTCTTAAGTCTTCGGCTTGGCTTCCTTTCCGCATTCCTCCGTAATTTTATATATTTGATATACGCAATTTCACTTGGCAGACTTATAAACAGCAGATATGAAGATTTTAATAGTAGAAGATGAGCCGGAATTAAAGGATACTGTACAGAAGTTTCTGGAAGGTGAGCATTTTATTGTAGAATATGCCCCCGATTACAGTTCCGGACTGGACAAGATTATTTCCTATGAATATGACTGTATTCTTCTGGATATCATGCTGCCCGACGGAAACGGTATCGATCTTCTGAAAGAGATCAAAAAAATGCATAAAAAAGATCCTGTTATCATCCTTTCTGCCAAAGATTCGGTGGATGATAAAGTAGAAGGGCTGGAAATAGGAGCAGATGATTATCTTGCAAAACCTTTTCACCTCGCAGAGCTTATGGCCAGGATTAAATCTGTGATCAGAAGAAATCAACAGGACGGGGAAAATATTCTTACCTATAAAAACATAAGCATTGATCCGGATAACAGAACCGTGAAAGTAGGACAGGAAGAACTGATCCTGAACCGGAAAGAATATGATCTTCTGTACTACTTCGTGATCCATCCGGAAAAAACACTGCAGAAAACAACTCTGGCAGAGGCCATCTGGGGTGATTATATTGATCAGGCCGACAGCCTGGATTTTATTTATTCACAGATCAAAAACCTCCGTAAAAAGTTAAAAGCACTGAATTCTGAAGCTGACTTTCAGGCAGTATACGGAATAGGATATAAATTTGTCTGATGAAAGTTTCGTTAAAATATTATACCATCAAATACCTGATCATGATCCTTCTGCTGATTATTGCAGTATGGGCAGGTCTCTTTTATGCCTACATTCTGGATGAGGTGCATGATAATGTGGATGACGGCTTACGGGATCGGAAAATACAGATCATTAAAGCAGTTTACCTCAATCCTCAGCTGCTGAAGAATAATGAATTCGGATTTAATGAATTTAAGATCATTCCGATCAGGGCTGCAGAATATCAAAACAAAAGCAGGCTCTACAATAAGATGTATTATATGGAGTATGATGATAAGGATCAGCCTTACAGAGTGCTTGAAGCCGATTTTATCGATCAGTATAAAAACCATCAGCGCCTTGTCATCAGAACTTCCACCGTAGAAGAAGATGAGTTGATCTATGACCTTACCACAGCACTCATTGTTCTTTATCTTCTTTTGGTAATCAGTATTGTGGTGGTGAACGGATACCTTCTCAACAAAGCGATGCGTCCGTTTTATAAAATTCTTGATAAGCTTAAAAAATATCAGTTCGGAATCCCTGCCAGTGAGCAGGAACAGAATTATCTGATTAAAGAATTTGATGAACTGAACGTGGAGATTAATGAAATGATTGAGCGTAATGAGCTTGTATTCTATCAGCAGAAACAGTTTATTGAAAATGCGTCCCACGAGCTTCAGACTCCGCTGGCGATCGTCATCAATAAGATAGACCTGCAGATTCAAAACGAAGAACCTGATGAAAAGAATATGAACTTACTTTCTGAAATCAAAAATGACCTGCGAAGAATGGTAGGACTGAACAAGTCTTTATTAATGCTTTCCAAAATAGAAAACAGTCAGTTTAATAAAACTTCCGGGGTAGATTTCAATGTGATGATTACTAAGCTGGTTCAGGACTTTGAAGACTTTATAGAGTTTAAAAAAATACAGGTCAACATCATAGAAAAAGGATATTTTATAGCGGATTTTAATCAGGACCTTGCGGATATTCTGCTTTCTAACCTTCTGAAAAATGCAGTAAAATATAACAATGAAGCTGGAATTTTAAATATTATGATTGAAAATGACAGACTTACATTTCAGAACAGCGGGACGTCTGTGGCCTTAGATAAAGCCCGGATCTTTAACCGTTTCTACAAACAGGGTTCGGATCATACTTCTACCGGCCTGGGACTGTCTATCATCCAAACGATCATCAAACAATATCCTGGCTGGGAAATCAGCTATGAATTTGAAGATCAGATGCATTATTTTATTCTTACTAAGAACGCGCATCAGTAAAGAAATTCGTATATAATGTATAATGGAAACAATCCAAATACATGAATTATTTTCTATTCTAAATCTGTAACAAAAAAATAACGGCTACCTCAAATGAGATAGCCGCCTATTATGTATAAAGCCCGGCATTAAAATCCTAAGCTTGTTCTTACTCTTTTAAGTGTTTCCAGAGCAATTGGTCTTGTTTTCTCAGCTCCCTGCTGTAGTTTCGCCTCCAACTCTTCAAGATTATTCATATAATAATTGAAAATCTCTCTTTCTTTCTCAAAACGTACCAAAATAAGATCCAGAAGTTCCTTTTTAGCATGTCCGTATCCGAAGTTTCCGGCAAGGTATTTTGCTCTTAATTCTTCTGTCTGTTCTGGCGTAGCGATCAGTTGGTAGATGGCAAAAACTTTATCTGTTTCAGGATCTTTAGGTTCTTCCAGCGATTTGGAATCTGTTTCAATGCTCATCACCTGTTTTTTCAGTTCCTTTTCAGGTAAGAAAATGTTGATGATATTTCCTCTTGATTTTGACATTTTCTGACCGTCTGTTCCGGGAACATATTTAGTGTCTTCCTGAAGTTCAGACTGAGGCAATACCAGAATTTCACCCATCTGGTTATTGAACCTTGAAGCGACATCTCTGGCAAACTCCAGGTGCTGAAGCTGGTCTTTTCCTACAGGAACAATCTCTGCATCGTATAATAAAATATCTGCAGCCATCAGAATAGGATAAGTAAACAGCCCTGCATTCACATCCTGAAGACGGTCAGCTTTATCCTTAAATGAGTGCGCTAATGTTAATCTTTGATAAGGGAAAAAACATGATAAATGCCAAGATAGTTCACAGGTTTCAGCGATATCACTTTGTCTGTAGAAGAATGTTTTTTCGGTATCTAACCCACAAGCAAGCCAAGCCGCAGCAATCTCGTAGGTATTTTGTCTTAAGGTCTGCGCATCTTTGATCTGGGTAAGCGTATGAAGATTCGCAATAAATAAAAATGATTCATTTCCTTCCTGCTTGGATAGTTCGATAGCAGGAATAATCGCCCCAAGTAAATTTCCAAGATGGGGGGTTCCGGTGGCTTGAATGCCGGTAAGAATTCTTGACATTGGTTTAAAATTTATTTTAAAAAATTAATGAATTGCAAATTTACGAGGTTTAACGGGAATAATGAATGAAAAAGATCAAAAGATTAAATGCCCTCTATTTAAAATTCAGTAGCTGCAGTTCCATTTCCCAGCATGATCATTCGTGCAAATCTGTGAAATCTGTAGCTCGAACAATTATGGAATTACAATTTTCTCTCCTCCGAACTTTGGCTCTACTCCAAAAAGAAGATCCCAATATACCTTAGCTTTTGCCAGATACTCTCTCATATTGGTCTTTAAACCTGCATATTTATTTACATCTTCTGCATTATAGCCAAAGGCCTGCATTCCTTTTTTTCTGGCCAGAAATACAGCTCTTTCATTATGGAACTTCTGGGAGATAATAACCAGCTGGGTCTGCCCGAAAATCTCCTTTGCCCGTATCACAGAATCCAGTGTACGGAAACCGGCATGATCCAGAATGATCTTATCCTTTGGGATTCCCTGCTGTACTAATGCTGTCTGCATATCTTCAGGTTCATTATAGTCTTTGGTACTGTTGTCACCACTTACGATGATGTACTGTATTTTTCCGCTTTTGTATAAATCTGTAGCGGCCCTGATCCTGTTGTCGAAATAAGCATTGGGCATACCGTTGCTCAGTACTTTGCCGGTTCCGAGCAGTAAAGCTGTTTTGGCTTCCGGAATATCAGCAATATGATAGGATACAAATGGAGCACTTTCTTTTTTAATGCTGTAGTTGGTCCAGGCAATAAAAATAATTCCTGCAACCAGAAGAAGCAGGAAAAATTTAAAAATATTTTTAATTATTTTTTTCATCTGAAAAGAGATCTTTTAAAACTCCAGTCCGTTAGGGAAAGCTTTTTTTCTGAATATTAATAAGAATGCAGCCCCTACAGTGATTGCAGAATCGGCAACGTTGAAAATATACTTGAAGAATTCAAGATGCTTTCCACCGATTAAAGGCCAGCTTTCAGGAACATACCAGTCTACCAGCGGGAAGTGAAGCATATCTACTACGCAACCCTTCATGAAGGTAGAGTAGCCGTGTCCGAAAGGCACAAGCTTTGAAGTTCCTCCGTAACCAAGCCACCTGTCAATACTTGGATCATAAATGGTTCCGCTGTCGAAGATCATCCCATAGAACATTCCGTCTATCAGGTTTCCGATTGCTCCGGCAAAAATAACTGCCATCGGAATCAGAAGATAGTTGGAAGCTCCCTCTTTTAACCATTTTCTAAACATGTAGACCATTCCTCCGATCAGGAAAATTCTTAGAATGACAAGGAAATATTTTCCAATGATTCCCCCGAAGTGGAACCCGT is a window of Chryseobacterium arthrosphaerae DNA encoding:
- a CDS encoding YjjG family noncanonical pyrimidine nucleotidase, which codes for MKMQHVFFDLDNTLWDHRRNAYLTIKDLFEKQEINSKYNIDFEEFHAVYHDINEELWEKIRDGIIGKEYLREHRFYDTFMHFGVDDKELSLYFEENFLDNIVSYNELVEGAEDVLEYLKAKNYTLHIISNGFQEVTERKCTLSGIAPYFKTITSADAVGVRKPDPRIFEYSLGLSEAKKEESIMIGDDWIADALGGRDFGMDTIFFDVYKEDKKEAGLKAITHLQQIKEYL
- a CDS encoding lipoprotein signal peptidase; protein product: MKKILAITFLVLLIDQASKIYIKTHFNLDDSVSVFPGFKLTFVENPGMAYGFHFGGIIGKYFLVILRIFLIGGMVYMFRKWLKEGASNYLLIPMAVIFAGAIGNLIDGMFYGMIFDSGTIYDPSIDRWLGYGGTSKLVPFGHGYSTFMKGCVVDMLHFPLVDWYVPESWPLIGGKHLEFFKYIFNVADSAITVGAAFLLIFRKKAFPNGLEF
- a CDS encoding sensor histidine kinase, coding for MKVSLKYYTIKYLIMILLLIIAVWAGLFYAYILDEVHDNVDDGLRDRKIQIIKAVYLNPQLLKNNEFGFNEFKIIPIRAAEYQNKSRLYNKMYYMEYDDKDQPYRVLEADFIDQYKNHQRLVIRTSTVEEDELIYDLTTALIVLYLLLVISIVVVNGYLLNKAMRPFYKILDKLKKYQFGIPASEQEQNYLIKEFDELNVEINEMIERNELVFYQQKQFIENASHELQTPLAIVINKIDLQIQNEEPDEKNMNLLSEIKNDLRRMVGLNKSLLMLSKIENSQFNKTSGVDFNVMITKLVQDFEDFIEFKKIQVNIIEKGYFIADFNQDLADILLSNLLKNAVKYNNEAGILNIMIENDRLTFQNSGTSVALDKARIFNRFYKQGSDHTSTGLGLSIIQTIIKQYPGWEISYEFEDQMHYFILTKNAHQ
- a CDS encoding RNA polymerase sigma factor → MKSKSDSLLISLYQKGDEGALSTLIHRHQRELFTFIFYKINDEDLANDIFQDTFMKIIVMLKEGRYNEEGKFILWAKRISHNLIIDHFRSKAKNIKVSETTFETDEYSIFDLIREPSENIEDQLVTNQIQEDLLKMLQFLPLNQQEVIKLRFFDGLSFKEIADHTDMSINTTLGRVRYALINLRKIMDENNIILTR
- the metK gene encoding methionine adenosyltransferase, which encodes MSYLFTSESVSEGHPDKIADQISDALIDHFLAYDKDSKVACETLVTTGQVVLAGEVKSDAYLDVQTIAREVINGIGYTKGEYMFNGDSCGVISAIHEQSPDINQGVDRAVNDESFEAKANAQGAGDQGMMFGYATNETANYMPLALDLAHTILKELSAIRRENKEITYLRPDAKSQVTIEYSDDHKPIRIDSIVVSTQHDDFGSEEEMLNKIREDIKNILVPRVVAQQTEEIKALFNDQIKYHINPTGKFVIGGPHGDTGLTGRKIIVDTYGGKGAHGGGAFSGKDPSKVDRSAAYATRHIAKNLVAAGVADEVLVQVSYAIGVAEPCGLYINTYGTAKVDLHDGDIAKKVSEIFDLRPYAIEQNLKLRNPIYQETASYGHMGKEHYVADKTFNKGQKNEITLQGLEFFTWEKLDKVDEIKAAFGI
- a CDS encoding response regulator transcription factor, with translation MKILIVEDEPELKDTVQKFLEGEHFIVEYAPDYSSGLDKIISYEYDCILLDIMLPDGNGIDLLKEIKKMHKKDPVIILSAKDSVDDKVEGLEIGADDYLAKPFHLAELMARIKSVIRRNQQDGENILTYKNISIDPDNRTVKVGQEELILNRKEYDLLYYFVIHPEKTLQKTTLAEAIWGDYIDQADSLDFIYSQIKNLRKKLKALNSEADFQAVYGIGYKFV
- a CDS encoding PepSY-like domain-containing protein produces the protein MVNWNLIRSNGGNISSRDIRKSIVSFMTKHHPCSIVNSIEKKYNAYRIQLMNGLSLIFDAEGRYVKTDKLL
- a CDS encoding LysR substrate-binding domain-containing protein: MNIQQLEYLIAVDKYKHFGKAAQACFITQPTLSAMIQKFEDELDVKVFDRTTHPIRTTDVGLQIIDQAKVIIESVNELKNKANLLNNILGGTINLGIIPTVSSFILPTEIFKFLEENPKIQMNVKEMTTDNIIKALKAGELDAGIISTPYDTADEFYQDFLFNEELMIYSSNTEANKKNAYIIPEELNVEKVWLLEEGNCLRNQFENICHLKENTLKPKNLDFLASNIQTLVHMVDKVGGISILPELALSQLSEEQKKNVFRFKKPFPYREISIIYYKPTFKQKIIDELSHSIKNSLELKLNYHESPKEFVSIKPQ
- a CDS encoding PepSY-like domain-containing protein: MKKVKKITGVFILIFLLAGGLIFAQDRAIHPNQLPKTAKNFLAAHFKGIPVSSAIEDREIYGIDEYKVYLNNGMKMEFDSNGSWKEVDGKHQKVPYGFIPASIRNYTARNFPNTYITKIEKKRWSYKAELSNGLELEFDRNGNFKRIDD
- a CDS encoding SanA/YdcF family protein — encoded protein: MKKIIKNIFKFFLLLLVAGIIFIAWTNYSIKKESAPFVSYHIADIPEAKTALLLGTGKVLSNGMPNAYFDNRIRAATDLYKSGKIQYIIVSGDNSTKDYNEPEDMQTALVQQGIPKDKIILDHAGFRTLDSVIRAKEIFGQTQLVIISQKFHNERAVFLARKKGMQAFGYNAEDVNKYAGLKTNMREYLAKAKVYWDLLFGVEPKFGGEKIVIP
- the trpS gene encoding tryptophan--tRNA ligase, with the translated sequence MSRILTGIQATGTPHLGNLLGAIIPAIELSKQEGNESFLFIANLHTLTQIKDAQTLRQNTYEIAAAWLACGLDTEKTFFYRQSDIAETCELSWHLSCFFPYQRLTLAHSFKDKADRLQDVNAGLFTYPILMAADILLYDAEIVPVGKDQLQHLEFARDVASRFNNQMGEILVLPQSELQEDTKYVPGTDGQKMSKSRGNIINIFLPEKELKKQVMSIETDSKSLEEPKDPETDKVFAIYQLIATPEQTEELRAKYLAGNFGYGHAKKELLDLILVRFEKEREIFNYYMNNLEELEAKLQQGAEKTRPIALETLKRVRTSLGF